A window of Vicinamibacteria bacterium contains these coding sequences:
- a CDS encoding benzoate-CoA ligase family protein, with amino-acid sequence MVTPGPLRAADLPLYYNAVHILEHNLALRGGKIALLTPSRALTFAEVSAEVNRVGNALVRLGVRFGETVGLLCLDSAEWVTSFFGIMKIGGVAVGLNTLLKPREQAYTLTDARVRVLIVHRDLLPTIEPIRDELRFLEHVIVVGGMGRPGDPSFSEWIAPETDQLHPASTHREDFCSLNYSSGTTGEPKGILHAHKDYPITAQLVGVNGLGLSEADRTFGAPKLFFTFGTGGNLIFPWFVGASVVLYPGPPRVATNVLEVIDRFKPTIHYNAPTGYAAMLAVADFTSKYDLRSLRLCVSAGEALPAPIFLAWKERTGVEIVDGLGSTENFHMFIMGRPGEIRPGATGKPIEGYEVRLQDDEGRDVPHGQIGNLFVRGETAALAYLHQYAASQRTFQGEWLRTGDKYFVDEGGYFWHAGRSDDMLKVGGIWVSPVEVESTLLCHPAVLECAVIGQEDPAGLIKPKAYVVLKEGHAASADLSAALITFCRQRIADYKRPRWVELVAELPKTATGKIQRFKLRERSEARVSVAPAGDGV; translated from the coding sequence ATGGTGACGCCCGGACCCCTCCGCGCCGCCGACCTACCCCTCTACTACAACGCGGTCCACATCCTTGAGCACAACCTCGCCCTGCGCGGGGGCAAGATTGCGCTCCTCACCCCCTCGCGGGCCCTCACCTTTGCGGAAGTATCCGCGGAGGTCAATCGTGTGGGCAATGCGCTTGTGCGGCTGGGGGTGCGCTTCGGAGAGACTGTGGGCCTGCTGTGCCTCGACTCCGCGGAGTGGGTGACGAGCTTCTTCGGGATCATGAAGATCGGTGGGGTAGCGGTAGGGCTTAACACGCTGCTCAAGCCTCGTGAGCAGGCGTACACCCTGACCGACGCCCGGGTGCGCGTGCTCATCGTCCACCGTGACTTGCTACCCACCATCGAGCCCATTCGAGACGAGCTTCGCTTTCTCGAGCACGTGATCGTGGTGGGGGGTATGGGCCGGCCAGGCGATCCGAGTTTCTCCGAGTGGATCGCCCCCGAGACCGACCAACTCCACCCGGCTTCCACGCACCGCGAGGACTTCTGCTCGCTCAACTACTCGAGCGGGACCACCGGCGAGCCCAAGGGGATCCTGCACGCCCATAAAGACTACCCAATCACCGCGCAGCTCGTGGGTGTCAACGGGCTGGGCCTCAGCGAAGCCGATCGTACTTTCGGCGCTCCGAAGCTCTTCTTCACGTTTGGCACCGGGGGAAACCTCATCTTTCCCTGGTTCGTCGGAGCGAGCGTGGTGCTCTACCCAGGCCCGCCACGCGTGGCCACGAACGTCCTCGAGGTCATCGACCGCTTCAAGCCCACGATCCACTACAACGCGCCTACTGGGTACGCGGCGATGCTCGCCGTGGCCGACTTCACCAGCAAGTACGACCTCCGCTCTCTGCGCCTCTGCGTGTCGGCAGGGGAAGCGCTGCCCGCTCCGATCTTTCTTGCCTGGAAGGAGCGGACGGGAGTGGAGATCGTGGACGGTCTCGGCTCTACCGAGAACTTTCACATGTTCATCATGGGGCGGCCCGGCGAAATCCGTCCCGGCGCCACGGGCAAGCCGATCGAGGGCTACGAGGTGCGGCTTCAGGACGACGAGGGGCGGGACGTGCCGCATGGCCAGATCGGAAACCTGTTCGTCCGGGGGGAGACAGCGGCCCTCGCATACTTGCACCAATATGCGGCCAGCCAGCGAACGTTTCAGGGGGAGTGGCTGCGAACAGGAGACAAGTACTTCGTGGACGAGGGAGGCTATTTCTGGCATGCCGGCCGCTCCGACGACATGCTCAAGGTGGGTGGGATCTGGGTCTCGCCGGTCGAGGTGGAGAGCACCCTTCTCTGCCATCCGGCGGTGCTGGAGTGTGCTGTGATCGGCCAAGAGGACCCGGCCGGGCTCATCAAGCCGAAGGCATACGTGGTGCTGAAGGAGGGACACGCGGCGTCGGCTGACCTCTCCGCGGCGCTGATCACGTTCTGCCGGCAACGGATTGCCGATTACAAGCGGCCCCGATGGGTCGAGCTGGTGGCGGAGCTGCCGAAGACCGCCACCGGCAAGATTCAGCGGTTCAAGCTAAGAGAACGCTCCGAGGCGCGAGTCTCGGTCGCGCCCGCCGGTGACGGCGTCTGA
- a CDS encoding Lrp/AsnC ligand binding domain-containing protein: MVSGMVLLILERDRIGGVADELVAMEGVTEVYSVAGHYDLVAVVRVPNNDALADLITGRMLKVKGIVRSETLIAFKVYSRYDLERLFAIGT; the protein is encoded by the coding sequence ATGGTCAGCGGGATGGTTCTGCTCATCCTGGAACGCGACAGGATCGGCGGCGTCGCCGATGAGTTGGTCGCGATGGAAGGCGTTACGGAGGTGTATTCCGTGGCCGGACACTATGATCTAGTGGCCGTGGTTCGGGTCCCGAACAATGACGCCTTAGCTGACCTGATAACGGGTCGGATGCTCAAGGTGAAGGGTATCGTTCGTTCGGAGACGCTGATCGCATTCAAGGTCTACTCGCGCTATGACCTTGAGCGGCTTTTCGCGATCGGGACGTAG
- a CDS encoding XRE family transcriptional regulator → MRRITATPRGTRALGAQRRDSVKAIGKQVGERIAALRLERRLTLEALAGGTGLTTSFLSKLERGQTSISVDNLRNVAHFLGVEMVHFFEQNESLNAIVTATGQGTPLRVGNTSATGESLISVARSALQATLYRTPPGQGRSPGFSHPGEEFVFVIGGRIRYRVADVEYLLGKGDSIWHKSSEPHGWKNVGSGPALTLHVNTPPVW, encoded by the coding sequence ATGCGCAGGATCACGGCGACGCCTCGAGGAACCCGCGCGCTCGGCGCGCAGCGGCGGGATTCGGTCAAAGCCATTGGCAAGCAGGTGGGGGAGCGAATCGCGGCCCTGCGGCTCGAAAGGCGCCTCACCCTGGAGGCCCTGGCGGGCGGCACGGGTCTCACCACTTCGTTCCTGAGCAAGCTGGAACGCGGCCAGACAAGCATCTCGGTGGACAACCTCCGCAACGTGGCCCACTTCCTGGGCGTTGAGATGGTCCACTTCTTCGAGCAGAACGAATCCTTGAACGCGATCGTGACGGCAACCGGACAGGGGACGCCCCTCCGCGTCGGGAACACCAGTGCCACCGGCGAGTCGCTCATCAGCGTGGCCCGCAGCGCGCTCCAGGCGACCCTGTACCGCACGCCACCGGGGCAGGGTCGCTCCCCCGGCTTCTCGCACCCTGGTGAAGAGTTCGTGTTTGTGATTGGCGGCAGAATCCGGTACCGAGTAGCGGATGTCGAGTACCTGCTCGGGAAGGGCGACTCGATCTGGCACAAGAGCAGCGAGCCGCACGGCTGGAAGAATGTCGGCTCCGGGCCGGCCCTGACCCTGCACGTCAACACTCCACCTGTATGGTGA
- a CDS encoding amino acid permease has protein sequence MARQLGVRQQAMLAVGGAIGTGLFLGSGLSVARAGPGVIISYLFAAVIALLLGFALTEMCVAHPTAGSFGVYAEMYLSPFAGYAVRLSYWMMQVVSTGGHMVAVSIYMQYWFPRVPGAVWVVGFSLVLVWLNARAVGVYGELEYWFVMIKVVAVVVFIMLGLGLLLGWTGKPAIGFRHFTADGGFFPLGLTGVWLACSFVIYSFIGVEVVAVTSGEAVNPERTIPRAMIRMILGLSAIYITTVVVLVGIMPWRDAGADESPFVTVLGRTGILGAAGLMNFVVLTAALSAANANLYLVARTLFSLARAGFVPESVGRVNDRGTPVNALVTSSLGLALAVLVRWLWRDSAYVWFLGVALFGALLVWIMIFVVHLAFRRAWERVDRAPLPFRSPVGRAGSVVGALLVGAILITTWWVPGLRSTLLAAGPWIAVLAVGYGFLRPKNEGAAPVAPRIPGPAGAATK, from the coding sequence TTGGCCCGTCAGCTTGGTGTGCGGCAGCAGGCGATGCTTGCGGTCGGGGGGGCCATCGGCACCGGGCTCTTCCTGGGCAGCGGCCTCTCCGTTGCCCGGGCCGGCCCGGGCGTGATCATTTCCTACCTGTTTGCGGCCGTGATCGCGCTGCTGCTGGGGTTCGCGCTGACCGAGATGTGTGTCGCCCACCCCACGGCCGGCTCTTTCGGGGTCTACGCCGAGATGTACTTATCACCCTTCGCCGGCTATGCCGTTCGCCTCAGCTACTGGATGATGCAGGTGGTGTCCACCGGCGGGCACATGGTGGCGGTCTCCATCTACATGCAGTACTGGTTTCCGCGGGTTCCGGGAGCGGTCTGGGTTGTCGGGTTCTCTCTCGTGCTCGTGTGGCTGAACGCGCGCGCGGTGGGGGTCTACGGTGAGCTCGAGTACTGGTTCGTGATGATCAAGGTGGTGGCGGTCGTCGTCTTCATCATGCTCGGCCTCGGCCTCCTCCTCGGCTGGACCGGCAAGCCTGCGATCGGCTTCAGGCATTTCACCGCGGATGGGGGCTTCTTCCCATTGGGTCTGACCGGGGTCTGGCTGGCCTGTTCCTTCGTCATTTACTCGTTTATCGGCGTCGAGGTAGTAGCAGTCACCTCGGGAGAGGCGGTGAATCCCGAGCGCACGATTCCCCGCGCCATGATCCGGATGATTCTCGGCCTGTCCGCGATCTACATCACGACGGTGGTGGTGCTGGTTGGGATCATGCCCTGGAGGGATGCAGGAGCGGACGAGAGCCCCTTCGTGACCGTCCTGGGCCGGACGGGGATACTGGGGGCGGCCGGGCTCATGAACTTTGTAGTTCTGACTGCAGCGCTCTCCGCGGCCAACGCGAATCTTTACCTTGTGGCGCGGACACTTTTCTCCCTGGCCCGCGCGGGATTCGTGCCTGAGTCGGTGGGCCGTGTCAACGACAGGGGGACGCCGGTGAACGCGCTCGTCACCTCGAGCCTGGGCCTCGCCCTGGCCGTGCTCGTGCGTTGGCTCTGGCGGGACTCGGCTTACGTCTGGTTCCTGGGTGTGGCCCTTTTTGGGGCGCTGCTGGTCTGGATCATGATCTTCGTGGTTCACCTCGCGTTCCGACGAGCCTGGGAGCGCGTGGATCGCGCGCCCTTGCCTTTCCGCAGTCCCGTCGGAAGAGCCGGCTCGGTCGTCGGCGCGTTGCTCGTCGGGGCAATCCTCATCACGACCTGGTGGGTCCCGGGGCTCCGCTCCACCCTGTTGGCGGCCGGGCCATGGATTGCCGTGCTCGCCGTCGGCTACGGTTTTTTACGGCCCAAGAATGAAGGAGCAGCGCCGGTGGCCCCGCGCATTCCGGGGCCCGCCGGAGCCGCTACGAAATAG